The Sphingobacteriales bacterium genome includes a region encoding these proteins:
- a CDS encoding DUF2147 domain-containing protein, with the protein MQKNLILSILLIMSWLFIKAQDFTEADKVRGIWFTEDNKSTVEIYRAKNGKYYGKITWLKNPLEEDGTPKVDDQNPDPSKRKEPLIGLLILKGFEYRGNGIYKDGTIYDPDNGKTYSCIMTLTDINHLDIRGYIGISLIGRTTEWVRKKQ; encoded by the coding sequence ATGCAAAAAAATCTTATATTAAGCATTTTGCTGATCATGAGCTGGCTTTTTATTAAAGCTCAGGATTTCACCGAAGCCGACAAGGTAAGAGGAATCTGGTTTACAGAAGACAATAAAAGCACCGTTGAAATATACCGTGCCAAAAACGGAAAATATTATGGTAAAATAACCTGGTTGAAAAATCCCCTTGAAGAGGATGGAACCCCCAAAGTGGACGACCAGAATCCTGATCCATCCAAACGGAAAGAACCACTCATCGGGCTGCTGATTTTAAAAGGTTTTGAATATAGAGGAAACGGCATTTACAAAGATGGCACCATCTATGACCCGGATAATGGAAAAACCTATAGCTGTATTATGACACTGACAGACATCAACCACCTCGACATCAGAGGATATATCGGTATATCACTGATCGGCCGCACCACCGAATGGGTCAGGAAAAAGCAATAG
- a CDS encoding response regulator — protein sequence MSKKRRSAHIVFFLIIQFLFIVGLSVSQQVETKNNKSDIGQLLKLAEGNTESNPRKAIDYAKQADLAANEINDNLSKAKAFYLIGVAYFNMQEVSNALDYFDRSLRLSRVFSFDNLIGKNRYYFGRCFIEIGNFEKALEELNEAAELFSKLNLKEELNTTYYFQGIVHLKTNDIPAAKKNFEEALSYFLKTENQLSGKIYENLALCAVEEKNFSEAEKHFNEAISFYSKIQLKDAWIYIQFGRFLTSRAKYNQAAAIFQTAVKMAQEIKNSYYLALATALLSDTYLKIGNTVKAAELANNSLKISEKSDYYDITTQNYYTLYEQAKKSGNTGKALDYLVKYIAAKEKKEAIEHETTIRNLKISFGTLEQDRENELLRKNNQIQNLKLSRQRTLIIFLLLFVILLISGLHFIFRLLHRDRQRNKLFEEQNQQLTETLAKLLQSEAENRSVIRSIPDKMYFIDSSGHFLSKPSLAYSLSKDEIEQIKGKHISDFFPPDVVDRIREIQAKTLNTKEVQVLEYEVPSAEGTIYYEARFNYVYDNELMLIIRNVTDRKLLEKEIIDAKERAESATKSKSMFLATISHELRTPLNSIIGMSDLLLETKLDLTQRNFTEVIYSSGNTLLSLINDILDLSKAEAGQLTIDNRPFCPADVIEETTNLLVFKAKGKNIELFTRLSPNIPHELIGDPARLLQILLNLTNNAIKFTHIGSVTIDVTPVKILHDSVELKFSIIDTGIGISEEDQENLFTPFFQAGTQHSLKNEGTGLGLNISKRLVDLMGGQIGLSSEKGKGSTFWFTIPFTLPANNEEEENPDIPEEPIAEKSVKDIRVLVAEDDVINQKLITIVLNKEGYTYEIAKNGQIALEMYKSNPYPVILMDIDMPVMDGIEATIRIRDFENTQKIKRKSKIIAVTAKIVSADQEKCFQAGMDGFISKPFKPDELLNTIKKLLAS from the coding sequence ATGAGCAAAAAAAGAAGGTCGGCCCATATTGTATTTTTTCTGATTATTCAATTTCTTTTTATTGTCGGGCTCTCTGTGAGCCAGCAGGTTGAGACTAAAAACAATAAATCAGATATTGGACAATTACTTAAATTAGCAGAGGGAAATACTGAGTCAAATCCCAGAAAGGCAATTGATTATGCAAAACAAGCCGATCTGGCTGCCAATGAAATAAACGATAATTTATCCAAGGCAAAAGCATTCTATCTGATTGGGGTTGCCTATTTCAATATGCAGGAAGTATCAAATGCACTTGATTACTTTGACCGAAGCCTTAGGCTTTCAAGGGTTTTCAGCTTTGATAACCTGATTGGAAAAAACAGATATTATTTTGGACGTTGTTTTATAGAAATCGGCAATTTTGAAAAAGCCCTGGAAGAACTGAATGAAGCTGCTGAACTCTTCAGCAAGTTAAACCTGAAAGAAGAACTGAATACAACCTATTATTTTCAGGGTATTGTCCATCTGAAAACAAATGATATTCCGGCAGCAAAAAAGAATTTTGAGGAAGCCCTCAGTTATTTCTTAAAAACAGAAAATCAGTTGTCCGGAAAAATTTATGAAAATCTGGCTCTTTGTGCTGTTGAAGAGAAAAACTTCAGCGAAGCCGAAAAACATTTCAATGAAGCCATCAGTTTTTATTCAAAAATTCAGCTGAAAGATGCATGGATTTATATTCAGTTTGGCAGATTTTTAACTTCAAGGGCAAAATATAATCAGGCAGCTGCAATATTTCAAACGGCTGTAAAAATGGCACAAGAGATTAAAAACAGTTATTACCTGGCATTAGCAACTGCTTTATTATCTGACACTTATCTAAAGATAGGCAATACTGTAAAAGCTGCAGAGCTGGCCAACAATAGTCTGAAAATCTCTGAAAAGTCTGACTATTATGATATTACCACCCAAAATTATTATACGCTGTATGAACAGGCGAAGAAATCAGGAAACACCGGAAAGGCATTGGATTATCTGGTTAAATACATAGCAGCAAAAGAAAAGAAAGAAGCCATTGAACACGAAACAACCATCAGAAACCTTAAAATAAGTTTTGGAACGCTTGAGCAAGATCGCGAAAATGAGCTTCTCAGAAAAAACAACCAGATACAGAACCTTAAACTTTCAAGGCAACGTACTTTAATTATTTTCCTGCTCCTTTTCGTGATATTACTTATCTCCGGATTGCATTTCATTTTCCGTCTTCTGCATCGCGACCGACAGCGAAACAAGCTTTTTGAAGAGCAAAACCAGCAACTGACCGAAACGCTGGCAAAGCTCCTTCAGAGTGAAGCAGAAAACCGCTCAGTCATCCGGAGTATTCCTGATAAAATGTATTTTATTGATTCCTCCGGACACTTTTTATCCAAGCCATCTCTGGCCTATTCCCTGAGTAAAGATGAGATTGAGCAGATTAAAGGAAAACATATTTCCGACTTTTTTCCACCCGATGTCGTTGACAGGATCAGGGAAATACAGGCAAAAACGTTAAATACAAAAGAAGTGCAGGTGCTTGAGTATGAAGTGCCTTCCGCTGAAGGAACTATTTACTATGAAGCCCGCTTTAATTACGTTTATGATAATGAACTGATGCTTATCATCAGGAATGTGACAGACAGAAAGCTACTTGAAAAAGAAATTATTGATGCAAAAGAGCGGGCAGAATCTGCCACAAAATCAAAGTCAATGTTTCTGGCAACCATCAGCCATGAATTACGAACCCCGCTGAACAGTATTATCGGAATGTCGGATTTGTTGCTGGAAACAAAACTTGATCTGACGCAAAGAAATTTTACAGAAGTCATTTATAGTTCGGGCAACACCCTGCTCAGCCTGATCAATGATATTCTCGATTTATCCAAGGCAGAAGCAGGCCAGCTGACCATTGATAATCGTCCGTTTTGCCCGGCTGATGTCATTGAAGAGACTACTAACCTGCTGGTTTTCAAAGCTAAAGGGAAAAACATTGAACTGTTTACCCGACTTTCTCCCAATATTCCTCATGAACTGATCGGAGACCCTGCACGCCTCTTGCAGATATTACTTAATCTGACCAATAATGCGATAAAATTTACCCATATTGGTAGTGTTACCATCGATGTAACTCCAGTAAAAATCCTTCACGATAGCGTTGAACTTAAATTTTCAATAATCGATACCGGTATTGGCATCTCCGAAGAAGATCAGGAAAACCTGTTTACTCCGTTTTTTCAGGCAGGTACGCAACATTCACTAAAAAATGAAGGTACGGGTCTGGGACTAAATATTTCGAAACGTCTGGTCGATCTGATGGGTGGGCAAATTGGTCTGAGCAGCGAAAAAGGGAAAGGGTCAACATTCTGGTTTACAATACCTTTCACACTACCAGCCAATAATGAGGAAGAAGAAAACCCTGATATTCCTGAAGAGCCGATTGCTGAAAAATCAGTCAAGGACATCAGAGTACTCGTTGCCGAAGACGATGTCATCAATCAAAAGCTGATAACCATTGTCTTAAACAAAGAAGGCTATACCTATGAAATAGCTAAAAACGGGCAGATAGCATTGGAAATGTATAAGTCAAATCCTTATCCGGTGATATTGATGGATATCGATATGCCTGTCATGGATGGAATCGAAGCAACCATACGCATCAGAGATTTCGAAAATACGCAGAAAATCAAAAGGAAATCGAAAATTATTGCTGTTACGGCAAAAATAGTCAGCGCTGATCAGGAAAAATGTTTTCAGGCAGGTATGGACGGTTTTATCAGCAAACCCTTCAAACCTGATGAACTGTTAAATACCATTAAAAAGCTTCTGGCCTCCTGA
- a CDS encoding ribonuclease HII — MGLNTCFSEKLEAGIDEAGRGCIAGPVVAAAVILPEGFNHPLINDSKKLSARQRDYLSEIIKEKAITYGIGIIDHETIDRINILNATFKAMNQAIRKLSVTPELLLIDGNRFRPETDIPFRCIVKGDSTYLSIAAASILAKTFRDKIMENLDNEYPVYKWRKNKGYPTMEHRKAILQAGISCYHRKSFQLLLNEKQLKLPF, encoded by the coding sequence ATGGGATTGAATACGTGTTTTTCTGAAAAACTCGAAGCTGGCATTGATGAGGCCGGAAGGGGATGTATTGCCGGGCCTGTGGTGGCTGCTGCCGTAATACTCCCTGAAGGTTTTAATCATCCCTTAATTAATGACTCCAAAAAACTTTCTGCCAGACAAAGAGATTATCTTTCAGAAATCATTAAAGAAAAGGCTATCACATACGGTATCGGGATTATTGACCACGAAACGATTGACCGGATCAACATCCTGAATGCTACCTTTAAAGCCATGAATCAAGCAATCAGAAAACTTTCCGTTACTCCTGAGCTATTGCTGATTGACGGAAACCGCTTCAGACCGGAAACAGATATACCATTCAGGTGTATCGTAAAAGGTGATAGCACTTACCTCTCAATTGCAGCAGCATCCATTCTGGCAAAAACATTCAGGGATAAAATTATGGAAAATCTTGATAATGAATATCCTGTGTATAAATGGAGAAAAAATAAAGGTTATCCTACCATGGAGCACCGTAAAGCCATTCTACAGGCCGGAATCTCATGCTATCACCGCAAATCGTTTCAGCTTCTG